The following coding sequences are from one Methanooceanicella nereidis window:
- a CDS encoding aspartate dehydrogenase: MFRIGIVGTGAIGKEIARAIDSGIVPAKLEAIWDRDEEEAKSFAATLKSKPKVLPLKELVEESNFVVEAASQAAVKEVGIAALGAGRSVMIMSVGALADKELLERLRSLAKNCHCSIYVPSGAVCGLDGVKSASIARIDTVTITTRKPREGLRGAPFIVKNNIDIDKITEPTTIYTGPASVAIKEFPANVNVAASLSLVGIGFDRTIVNVVVDPTIKRNIHEIEVKGEFGELKTHVENVPSGFNPKTSYLAALSAIATLKQVCEPLKIGT, encoded by the coding sequence ATGTTCAGGATCGGTATAGTCGGCACAGGCGCCATAGGCAAGGAGATCGCCAGGGCAATTGATTCGGGCATCGTACCTGCAAAGCTGGAAGCGATATGGGACAGGGACGAGGAGGAGGCAAAGAGCTTTGCCGCCACCTTAAAGTCTAAGCCCAAGGTGCTGCCGCTAAAAGAGCTTGTGGAGGAATCCAACTTCGTAGTGGAGGCCGCTTCACAGGCCGCGGTAAAAGAAGTAGGAATAGCTGCCCTTGGCGCAGGCAGAAGCGTCATGATAATGAGCGTAGGAGCGCTTGCCGATAAAGAGCTTTTGGAAAGGCTAAGGTCGCTCGCGAAGAACTGCCACTGCAGCATATACGTGCCGTCCGGCGCAGTATGCGGGCTCGACGGAGTGAAATCCGCCTCAATTGCAAGGATCGACACCGTGACGATAACAACACGTAAGCCGAGAGAAGGCCTCAGGGGCGCGCCGTTCATAGTTAAGAATAACATCGACATCGATAAGATCACCGAGCCGACGACCATCTATACCGGCCCGGCGTCAGTGGCGATAAAAGAGTTCCCGGCAAACGTCAATGTCGCGGCATCTTTAAGCCTTGTTGGTATCGGTTTTGACAGGACTATAGTGAACGTCGTGGTAGACCCGACCATTAAAAGAAATATACACGAGATAGAGGTCAAAGGAGAGTTCGGGGAGCTCAAGACACATGTAGAGAACGTCCCATCGGGCTTTAACCCGAAAACGAGCTATCTGGCCGCGTTATCGGCTATCGCTACATTAAAACAGGTCTGCGAGCCGCTAAAAATTGGCACATAA